In Pyrenophora tritici-repentis strain M4 chromosome 6, whole genome shotgun sequence, the DNA window CTCTCGGGGAATCTAAGGGCGGAATTCTTGATGCCATTTTCGGGGGATCTGGGGATGGAGTGGTTAATGAACCTATCAAGGGATCTCGGGACGGAGGGCTTGATGGCATTCTTGGGGGATCTGGGGGTGGAACGCTTGATGGCATTATCGGGGGATCTGGGGGCATTTTCAAGAGACAAGAGGGTCCCAGTGGTGCTGGGGACGGAGATCTTGATGGCATTCTCGGGGATGATACTTTTGATAACGCTCTCGGGGGATCTGGGAATGGAGGGCTTGATAACGCTCTCAGGGGATCTGGGGGCGGAACGCTTGGTGGCATTCTCGGGGGACTTGGCATTTTCGAGAGACAAGAGGGTGCTGCTGGCAAGAATGGCAAGTTTGGTATTAAGAGGACGGACATTGGAGAGCATGAGGAGGAAGCTGGTATTGATGAGTTTGAGGATATTGTGGATGAGCTTTTGGGTTCTTTGGACGGTGAGGAGAAGGATGAGGAGCACACCAAACCTGTCGAGCACACGAAGCCTATGGGGCAGAAGTATCCTACGCAGATGAAGAGGACGGAGCATAAAATGGCTGCTGCTGGTGAGTACGATGAGGTCGCGAATGAGCTACCAGTCAACGATCTGGGCGAAGGGCTTGAAGATCTGGCCGATGAGCTTGCCGGTATGGCGGATGAtgatgaggaagaggagaCAGAGACTATGCCCCACTGGAATGGACCGGCTCATGC includes these proteins:
- a CDS encoding RTX toxins and related Ca2+-binding protein, whose protein sequence is MAAVAIPAVSAAPVASPAHLATNDMGTGLGKLVDGIAKTTRLNRRATLGESKGGILDAIFGGSGDGVVNEPIKGSRDGGLDGILGGSGGGTLDGIIGGSGGIFKRQEGPSGAGDGDLDGILGDDTFDNALGGSGNGGLDNALRGSGGGTLGGILGGLGIFERQEGAAGKNGKFGIKRTDIGEHEEEAGIDEFEDIVDELLGSLDGEEKDEEHTKPVEHTKPMGQKYPTQMKRTEHKMAAAGEYDEVANELPVNDLGEGLEDLADELAGMADDDEEEETETMPHWNGPAHAEADAVMKAAVMKRQEDEEIDELLAFIAELTQGASGNGEGNGGLTGNLPVEGLLSG